A portion of the Thermoflexus hugenholtzii JAD2 genome contains these proteins:
- a CDS encoding NIPSNAP family protein — MAEMVKLLMAWDIKPGHEQEYFEFIVREFAPGMMRLGMEPTDAWYTMYGEGPQILTGAIAQDMETLQRILASPEWQELKKKLFRHVRNYKEKIVKATGRFQVI; from the coding sequence ATGGCCGAGATGGTAAAGCTGCTGATGGCCTGGGACATCAAACCCGGCCACGAACAGGAGTATTTCGAGTTCATCGTCCGGGAGTTCGCGCCGGGGATGATGCGCCTGGGGATGGAGCCGACGGACGCCTGGTATACGATGTATGGGGAGGGCCCCCAGATCCTCACCGGCGCCATCGCCCAAGACATGGAAACCCTGCAGCGCATCCTTGCCAGCCCGGAGTGGCAGGAGCTCAAGAAAAAGCTCTTCCGCCACGTCCGGAACTATAAAGAGAAGATCGTCAAGGCCACCGGCCGCTTCCAGGTCATCTGA
- a CDS encoding NYN domain-containing protein, which yields MPFLIDGHNLIGALPDLDLDDLDDEARLVERLQRLAWRTGRRITVVFDRGAPGGMATSFSRGGVTVRFAPAGVSADELIIRQIRAERNPRGLIVVSSDRAVQEAARRQGASVWSAAQFRAYMERELGEGKRATEEAEEKPGVNEAELEQWLRLFQGKGGVRE from the coding sequence ATGCCGTTCCTGATCGATGGGCACAACCTGATCGGGGCTCTGCCGGATTTGGATCTCGACGATCTGGATGATGAGGCGCGCTTGGTGGAGCGGTTGCAGCGGCTGGCCTGGCGGACGGGGCGGCGGATCACGGTGGTGTTCGATCGAGGGGCTCCGGGCGGGATGGCCACGTCCTTCTCCCGGGGTGGGGTGACGGTGCGTTTCGCCCCTGCGGGCGTGAGCGCGGACGAGCTGATAATCCGGCAGATCCGGGCGGAGCGGAACCCTCGCGGGCTGATCGTGGTCTCCTCGGATCGGGCGGTGCAGGAGGCGGCCCGGCGACAGGGCGCTTCCGTGTGGTCCGCGGCCCAATTCCGGGCTTATATGGAGCGGGAGCTGGGTGAGGGGAAGAGGGCGACGGAGGAAGCGGAGGAGAAGCCGGGGGTGAACGAGGCGGAGCTGGAGCAATGGTTGCGGCTGTTTCAAGGGAAGGGAGGTGTCCGCGAATAG
- a CDS encoding NUDIX hydrolase produces the protein MPAEVYIEVVALADEAVWLVQTPSGDWSLPGGPLEEGEEPAHGARRWIARMAGVAVEEPVILEATSRHEGERWRLILRYACRLTQEPRPDPTLPGSGLFHIEHLPPLAPDQRAAIYRALQVL, from the coding sequence ATGCCGGCAGAGGTCTACATCGAAGTGGTGGCCCTGGCCGACGAGGCGGTCTGGCTGGTGCAAACCCCCTCCGGGGACTGGAGCCTGCCGGGAGGTCCGCTGGAGGAAGGGGAGGAGCCCGCCCACGGTGCCCGGCGGTGGATCGCCCGCATGGCCGGCGTAGCGGTCGAGGAGCCGGTGATCTTGGAGGCAACCTCCCGGCATGAGGGGGAACGCTGGCGACTGATCCTGCGCTACGCCTGCCGGCTGACCCAGGAGCCCCGCCCGGACCCCACGCTTCCCGGATCCGGGTTGTTCCACATCGAGCATCTCCCTCCGCTGGCCCCGGACCAGCGGGCCGCCATCTACCGCGCCCTGCAAGTCCTCTGA
- a CDS encoding Hsp20/alpha crystallin family protein: MARELMLRDPFDAAFMTLREAIDRLFDQAFVRPFDGFTTLGVAAPVNIYELPDRYHVAILLPGVRPDSLEVQALGSSLTIRGEVALPEIENEKNVAVLRRDWTGGRFARTIEFGDPIDAEHIDARLENGVLHLVVPKAEAVRPRVIKVQVAR; the protein is encoded by the coding sequence ATGGCGCGCGAGCTGATGCTGCGGGATCCCTTCGATGCGGCGTTCATGACCCTGCGTGAGGCCATCGACCGGCTGTTCGACCAGGCCTTCGTGCGGCCCTTCGACGGGTTCACCACGCTGGGCGTGGCGGCGCCGGTGAACATCTATGAGCTGCCGGATCGCTATCACGTGGCCATCCTGCTGCCGGGCGTGCGGCCGGATTCCCTGGAGGTGCAGGCGCTGGGCTCCTCCCTGACCATCCGGGGCGAGGTGGCCCTGCCGGAGATCGAGAACGAGAAGAACGTGGCCGTTCTGCGCCGGGACTGGACCGGTGGGCGCTTCGCCCGGACCATTGAGTTCGGCGATCCCATCGACGCCGAGCACATCGACGCCCGTCTGGAGAACGGCGTCCTGCACCTGGTGGTCCCGAAGGCGGAGGCCGTGCGGCCGCGGGTGATCAAGGTGCAGGTGGCCCGTTGA
- a CDS encoding Fur family transcriptional regulator — translation MRRKRERLEAMLEGLRASGLRLTPQRVAICEVLATSRSHPTAYEIHRRLRRRFPTMSLATVYKTLDALVRLGLVSALGDAGDGMVHYDGDTEPHINLVCLSCHRVQDLEGVAVRALHRTVAARSGYALKGARLVYYGLCPECQRKAQTVASPEA, via the coding sequence ATGCGACGGAAGCGGGAGCGGCTGGAGGCGATGCTGGAGGGCCTGCGGGCGTCCGGGCTGCGGTTGACGCCCCAGCGGGTGGCTATCTGCGAGGTGCTGGCGACCAGCCGGAGCCATCCCACCGCCTATGAGATCCACCGCCGGTTGCGCCGGCGGTTCCCCACCATGAGCCTGGCTACGGTTTACAAAACCCTGGACGCCCTGGTTCGCCTGGGCCTGGTCAGCGCCCTGGGCGACGCCGGGGACGGGATGGTGCATTACGATGGGGACACGGAGCCCCACATCAATCTGGTCTGTCTCTCCTGCCATCGGGTGCAGGACCTCGAGGGCGTGGCGGTGCGAGCGCTGCATCGGACGGTGGCCGCCCGCTCCGGCTATGCCCTGAAGGGCGCCCGCCTGGTGTATTACGGCCTGTGCCCGGAGTGCCAGCGCAAAGCGCAGACTGTTGCATCCCCGGAGGCGTAA
- a CDS encoding heavy metal translocating P-type ATPase, translating into MVQRIRRWVLEERRLEFPLVGVTLAALLGGLLSRFLAPSLAGVFWAIAYFAGGFYGVIDGAVALRNRRLDVNLLMLLSALGAAFIDHAEEGATLLFLFSLSNALQTMALERTRQAIRELLDLRPAMARRLREGREEQIPVEEIRVGDRLLVRPGERIPADGQVVAGFSAIDESMLTGESIPVPKGPGDPVFEGTLNGYGALEIEVTCPASDTMLTRIIRLVEEAQAQRARTQQAIDRFEQRYAWAVLGGAALTLLLSGLFGEPFDRSFYRAMTLLVVASPCALVISTPAAFLSAIAAGARRGLLFKGGMALEALARVRVVAMDKTGTLTENRVAVQAIHALDGTGPDQVLGLAAAVEARSEHPIARAILEEARARGLSLPEIREVEARPGLGVIGRRNGDRIWVGSPRLFQQEGIALPPEVHAHLKAAEQAGRTALLVYDGRWRGVIEVADRVRPEAVEAVRALRRLGVEVAMLTGDHPAVARAVAGTVGIARFEAGLLPEEKLERIRALAREIGPVAMVGDGVNDAPALAAASVGIAMGRMGSDVAIESADVVLLQDDLRRVAEAIALARAAMRTVWQNLAFASGVIALLVLLTFGVGLPLPLAVVGHEGSTLVVVLNGLRLLRWKGMPATDSASPAEGSFPQVPSGGSAIRLPGQPADRSHPGR; encoded by the coding sequence ATGGTGCAGAGGATCCGCCGCTGGGTGCTGGAGGAGCGCCGGCTTGAATTCCCCCTGGTCGGAGTGACCCTTGCCGCCCTCCTCGGAGGGCTGCTCTCCCGTTTCCTGGCTCCGTCCCTGGCGGGGGTTTTCTGGGCCATCGCCTATTTCGCCGGGGGCTTCTACGGCGTGATCGATGGGGCGGTGGCGTTGCGGAACCGGCGGCTCGATGTCAACCTGCTGATGCTTCTCTCCGCCCTGGGAGCGGCCTTCATCGACCACGCCGAGGAGGGCGCCACACTGCTTTTCCTCTTCTCCCTCTCCAACGCCCTGCAGACCATGGCCCTGGAGCGGACCCGCCAGGCCATCCGCGAGTTGCTGGACCTGCGCCCGGCGATGGCCCGCCGCCTGCGGGAAGGGCGGGAGGAGCAGATCCCCGTGGAGGAGATCCGGGTCGGGGACCGCCTGCTGGTCCGACCCGGGGAGCGGATCCCGGCGGATGGGCAGGTGGTGGCCGGGTTCTCCGCCATCGATGAATCCATGCTCACCGGCGAGTCCATCCCGGTCCCCAAAGGGCCCGGAGACCCGGTCTTCGAGGGCACGCTGAACGGCTATGGGGCCCTGGAGATCGAGGTGACATGCCCGGCTTCGGACACGATGCTCACACGTATCATCCGGCTGGTGGAGGAGGCCCAGGCCCAGCGGGCTCGCACCCAGCAGGCCATCGATCGGTTCGAGCAGCGCTACGCCTGGGCGGTGCTGGGCGGGGCGGCCCTCACCCTTCTCCTCTCCGGGCTGTTCGGGGAGCCCTTCGATCGATCCTTCTATCGCGCGATGACCTTGCTGGTGGTGGCCTCGCCTTGCGCGCTGGTGATCAGCACGCCGGCGGCTTTCCTCTCGGCCATCGCCGCCGGAGCCCGCCGGGGGTTGTTGTTCAAGGGCGGGATGGCCCTGGAGGCCCTGGCCCGCGTGCGGGTGGTGGCGATGGATAAAACCGGGACGCTGACGGAGAACCGGGTGGCCGTGCAGGCCATCCACGCCCTGGACGGGACGGGGCCGGACCAGGTGCTGGGGCTCGCGGCGGCGGTGGAGGCCCGCTCGGAGCATCCCATCGCCCGGGCGATTCTCGAGGAGGCCCGCGCCCGGGGTCTCTCCCTGCCTGAGATCCGGGAGGTGGAAGCCCGCCCGGGCCTGGGCGTGATCGGGCGGCGGAATGGGGATCGGATCTGGGTGGGCTCCCCGCGCCTGTTCCAGCAAGAGGGCATCGCCCTGCCCCCGGAGGTCCACGCACATCTCAAGGCGGCGGAGCAGGCCGGCCGCACCGCCCTGTTGGTCTACGATGGACGCTGGCGGGGGGTGATCGAGGTCGCGGATCGCGTGCGTCCGGAGGCGGTCGAGGCGGTGCGGGCGCTGCGACGGCTGGGGGTCGAAGTGGCGATGCTGACCGGGGATCATCCCGCTGTCGCTCGGGCTGTGGCCGGGACGGTGGGCATCGCCCGCTTCGAGGCCGGGCTCCTGCCGGAGGAGAAGCTGGAGCGGATCCGGGCCCTGGCCCGCGAGATCGGGCCGGTGGCGATGGTGGGCGATGGGGTCAACGATGCGCCCGCGCTGGCCGCCGCCTCCGTCGGGATCGCTATGGGGCGGATGGGCAGCGACGTGGCCATCGAGTCCGCCGATGTGGTCCTGCTGCAAGACGACCTGCGGCGGGTGGCGGAGGCCATCGCCCTGGCCCGCGCCGCCATGCGGACGGTGTGGCAGAACCTGGCCTTCGCCAGCGGGGTGATCGCCCTCCTGGTCCTGCTCACCTTCGGCGTCGGGCTTCCGTTGCCCTTAGCAGTGGTGGGACATGAGGGAAGCACCTTGGTAGTGGTTCTTAACGGCTTGCGGCTGCTGCGCTGGAAGGGGATGCCGGCTACGGACAGCGCCAGTCCTGCCGAAGGGAGCTTTCCCCAGGTGCCCAGCGGAGGATCCGCCATCCGCCTTCCCGGGCAGCCAGCCGATAGATCTCACCCGGGTAGGTGA
- a CDS encoding valine--tRNA ligase: protein MAMETMALPKTFNPQEIEEPIYQWWEQRGFFTPRIDPARRPFVISMPPPNVTGELHMGHAMFVTLEDLMIRYHRMKGEPTLWVPGTDHAGIATQVMVEREIAKEGLTRHQLGRERFLERVWAWKEKYGGTITRQLRRLGASCDWTRERFTMDPVYSRAVREAFVRLYERGLIYRGEYLINWCPRCETALSDLEVEREEEEEGLLYYVRYPLIGEGWEGPTAPWGSGRWAEGARDFITVATTRPETLLGDTAVAVHPEDARYAQQVGRTAVLPALGRRIPILADPAVDRDFGTGAVKVTPGHDPTDYEIGERHGLPRVNVMNPDATINENGGPYAGMDRFRAREAIVADLQKEGLLEKIEPHRYAPGRCQRCGTIVEPMLSLQWFVNVKPLAEEAIRAVKEGRIRILPERFERDYFRWLEHIRPWCISRQLWWGHRIPAWYCDDCGHITVAREDPTACARCGSARIHQDEDVLDTWFSSALWPFATLGWPDDTEDLRYFYPTTVMETGYDILFFWVARMVMMGLAMTGEVPFRIVYLHGLVRDEKGEKMSKTKGNVIDPLVVIRDYGADALRFTLATGSTPGNDMRLSLQRVEGNRNFANKLWNAARFILGALSGPLRRPSWDDPTLTLPDRWILSRYHRTVAAVTQALDAFDFGEAGRRIYEFTWGEFCDWYIEIAKEPLYRGSEDDAARTRGILVYVLDGILRLLHPFMPFITEALWGYLKRAGAVDDAEALIVAAWPISGPVDERAEAEMQALIETVRTIRNAREAHRVPSERRIPAWIAAKEALPVLEGHRHLLATLARVDPDRLVLAAEFPEPPPEAVIYPAGSIQIYLPVAGLVDRAAERARLERELEDLEARIAKTEALLASEFSVRAPAAVVEKERRKLEELKARREQLRAEWERLRE from the coding sequence ATGGCAATGGAGACGATGGCGCTTCCAAAGACTTTCAACCCCCAGGAGATCGAGGAGCCCATCTATCAGTGGTGGGAGCAGCGGGGCTTCTTCACGCCGCGCATCGACCCCGCCCGGCGCCCCTTCGTGATCTCCATGCCGCCCCCCAACGTCACCGGGGAGCTGCACATGGGCCACGCCATGTTCGTGACCCTGGAGGACCTGATGATCCGTTATCACCGCATGAAGGGCGAGCCCACCCTCTGGGTGCCGGGGACGGATCACGCGGGCATCGCCACCCAGGTGATGGTGGAGCGGGAGATCGCGAAGGAGGGGCTCACCCGCCATCAGCTGGGGCGGGAGCGCTTCCTCGAGCGGGTGTGGGCCTGGAAGGAGAAATACGGCGGCACCATCACCCGCCAGCTGCGCCGGCTCGGGGCCTCCTGCGACTGGACCCGGGAGCGGTTCACGATGGATCCGGTCTACTCCCGCGCTGTGCGCGAGGCTTTCGTCCGCCTCTACGAGCGGGGCCTGATCTACCGGGGGGAATACCTGATCAACTGGTGCCCCCGCTGTGAGACCGCCCTCTCCGACCTCGAAGTGGAGCGCGAGGAGGAAGAGGAAGGCCTCCTCTACTATGTTCGTTATCCTTTGATTGGAGAGGGCTGGGAAGGACCGACGGCCCCGTGGGGGAGCGGCCGCTGGGCCGAGGGCGCCCGGGACTTCATCACGGTGGCGACCACCCGGCCGGAGACCCTCCTCGGGGACACCGCCGTGGCTGTGCATCCGGAGGACGCGCGCTACGCCCAACAGGTGGGGCGGACCGCGGTGTTGCCGGCCCTGGGCCGCCGCATCCCTATCCTCGCCGACCCCGCCGTGGACCGGGACTTCGGGACCGGCGCGGTGAAGGTGACGCCGGGGCACGACCCGACGGACTATGAGATCGGGGAGCGGCACGGCCTGCCCCGCGTCAACGTGATGAACCCGGATGCCACCATCAACGAGAACGGCGGCCCCTACGCCGGGATGGACCGCTTCCGGGCGCGGGAGGCCATCGTGGCGGATCTACAAAAGGAGGGACTGCTGGAGAAAATCGAGCCCCACCGCTACGCCCCCGGCCGCTGCCAGCGCTGCGGCACCATCGTGGAGCCCATGCTCTCCCTCCAGTGGTTCGTGAACGTGAAGCCCCTGGCCGAGGAGGCCATTCGGGCAGTGAAGGAAGGTCGCATCCGTATCCTCCCCGAGCGCTTCGAGAGGGATTACTTCCGCTGGCTGGAGCACATCCGCCCGTGGTGTATCAGCCGCCAGCTGTGGTGGGGCCACCGCATCCCGGCCTGGTATTGCGACGACTGCGGACACATCACCGTGGCCCGGGAGGATCCCACCGCCTGCGCCCGCTGCGGAAGCGCGCGCATCCATCAGGATGAGGACGTCCTGGACACCTGGTTCTCCTCCGCTCTCTGGCCCTTTGCCACCCTGGGCTGGCCGGACGACACGGAGGATCTGCGATACTTTTACCCCACTACGGTGATGGAGACCGGCTACGACATCCTGTTCTTCTGGGTGGCCCGCATGGTGATGATGGGCCTGGCCATGACCGGGGAGGTGCCCTTCCGCATCGTTTACCTCCACGGCCTGGTACGGGATGAGAAGGGTGAGAAAATGAGCAAGACGAAGGGCAACGTCATCGATCCCCTGGTGGTCATCCGGGATTACGGGGCGGACGCGTTGCGGTTCACCCTGGCCACCGGCTCCACGCCGGGCAACGATATGCGCCTCTCCCTCCAGCGCGTGGAGGGGAACCGCAACTTCGCCAACAAGCTCTGGAACGCAGCCCGCTTCATCCTGGGGGCGCTCTCCGGGCCCCTGCGCCGCCCGTCCTGGGACGATCCCACGCTCACCCTCCCGGATCGCTGGATCCTCTCCCGTTACCATCGCACCGTGGCGGCGGTCACCCAAGCCCTGGACGCCTTCGACTTCGGGGAGGCCGGACGGCGGATCTATGAGTTCACTTGGGGTGAGTTCTGCGACTGGTATATTGAGATCGCGAAGGAGCCTCTCTACCGGGGATCGGAGGACGACGCGGCCCGGACCCGTGGGATCCTGGTTTACGTGCTGGATGGGATCTTGCGGTTGCTGCATCCCTTCATGCCCTTCATCACGGAGGCGCTGTGGGGCTATCTCAAGCGGGCGGGAGCGGTGGACGATGCGGAAGCCCTAATCGTGGCCGCATGGCCCATCTCCGGCCCGGTGGATGAGCGGGCGGAGGCCGAGATGCAGGCCCTTATCGAGACCGTCCGGACGATCCGGAACGCCCGGGAGGCGCATCGGGTGCCCTCGGAGCGTCGCATCCCGGCCTGGATCGCCGCAAAGGAGGCGCTGCCGGTCCTGGAAGGCCATCGGCATCTCCTGGCCACGCTGGCCCGCGTGGATCCGGACCGGCTGGTCCTGGCGGCGGAGTTCCCGGAACCGCCGCCCGAGGCGGTGATCTACCCAGCGGGCTCCATTCAGATTTACCTGCCGGTGGCTGGGCTGGTGGATCGGGCGGCGGAGCGGGCCCGGCTGGAGCGAGAGCTGGAGGACCTAGAGGCCCGGATCGCGAAGACGGAAGCCCTGCTCGCCTCCGAATTCTCCGTCCGGGCGCCGGCTGCTGTGGTGGAGAAAGAGCGCCGCAAGCTGGAGGAGCTCAAAGCCCGGCGGGAGCAGCTGCGGGCGGAGTGGGAACGCCTGCGGGAGTGA
- a CDS encoding M16 family metallopeptidase, with product MARKANTQSALRSSGRRWAVPGPHTIAREVLPNGIVVLAYENFSSPSVVVSGLLWAGALDDPPDRIGLASFTAEALTRGTSHRTFHEIYEAIESVGASLEIGAGYHTTGFTLKALAEDLPAMLEILADVLRNPTFPEEGVEKVRGEILTDLQEREHDTRRMAGLRFRETLFQGHPYGRSVDGYPETVQAITREDLLAFHRTFYHPARMIVAVVGAIRAEEAVRAVQAVLGDWEARRPEPPPLPPAAPPARWIYVHTPIPGKTQVDLVMGTVGLARKDPEYYAAALANSILGVFGMMGRLGDHVRDRDGLAYYVYSRLDAGLAPGPWSVIAGVAPEHLPRAIQGIRTEIRRMQERRVPARELEENKSFLIGSLPLRLETNEGIAGALVDMELFELGLDYLERFPEIIRSITAAEVQAVVRKYLDPDRMVLSTAGPEPAPPMPQEGAP from the coding sequence ATGGCCCGTAAAGCGAACACGCAGAGCGCTCTCCGTTCGTCAGGACGTCGATGGGCGGTCCCGGGTCCGCACACCATCGCCCGGGAGGTGCTGCCCAATGGGATCGTCGTGCTGGCCTATGAGAACTTCAGCAGTCCTTCGGTGGTGGTCTCTGGCCTTCTTTGGGCCGGAGCTCTGGACGATCCTCCCGATCGGATCGGTCTGGCGTCGTTCACCGCGGAGGCGCTCACCCGGGGTACATCTCATCGCACCTTCCACGAGATCTATGAGGCCATCGAATCCGTCGGGGCCAGCCTGGAGATCGGGGCCGGCTATCACACCACCGGCTTCACCCTGAAGGCCCTGGCGGAGGATCTGCCCGCCATGCTGGAGATCCTGGCCGATGTCCTGCGGAACCCCACCTTCCCCGAGGAGGGGGTGGAGAAGGTGCGAGGGGAGATCCTCACGGATCTGCAGGAGCGGGAGCACGACACCCGGCGGATGGCCGGACTGCGCTTCCGGGAGACCTTGTTTCAGGGTCATCCTTACGGACGGAGCGTGGATGGATACCCGGAGACCGTGCAGGCGATCACGCGGGAGGATCTGCTCGCCTTCCATCGCACCTTTTACCATCCGGCCCGGATGATCGTGGCTGTGGTCGGGGCCATCCGGGCGGAGGAGGCGGTCCGGGCCGTGCAGGCGGTTCTGGGGGATTGGGAGGCCCGTCGGCCTGAGCCGCCCCCTCTGCCGCCGGCCGCCCCGCCGGCGCGTTGGATCTACGTGCATACCCCGATCCCCGGCAAGACCCAGGTGGATCTGGTGATGGGCACCGTGGGACTCGCCCGCAAGGATCCCGAGTATTACGCCGCTGCCCTGGCCAACTCCATCCTGGGGGTGTTCGGGATGATGGGGCGGCTGGGGGACCACGTGCGGGATCGGGATGGGCTGGCCTACTACGTCTACAGCCGGCTCGACGCCGGGCTGGCCCCCGGTCCGTGGAGCGTCATCGCCGGGGTGGCTCCGGAACATCTCCCCCGGGCGATCCAGGGGATCCGCACGGAGATCCGCCGGATGCAGGAGCGGCGCGTTCCGGCCCGGGAACTCGAGGAGAACAAGTCTTTCCTGATCGGCTCCTTGCCCCTCCGGCTGGAGACCAATGAGGGGATCGCCGGGGCGCTGGTAGATATGGAGCTGTTCGAGCTGGGCCTGGATTACCTGGAGCGTTTCCCGGAGATCATCCGCAGCATCACCGCCGCGGAGGTCCAGGCCGTCGTGCGCAAATACCTGGATCCGGACCGCATGGTCCTCTCCACCGCAGGCCCGGAGCCGGCCCCGCCGATGCCTCAGGAGGGCGCCCCTTAA
- a CDS encoding ATP-dependent Clp protease ATP-binding subunit — translation MRFDHFTERAQDAAARAYEILQRYGHNQVDTEHLLLALLEQPDGVVPQLLQRMGISVDWMRGRLDEVLRASPRASIYGFGGTGQVFITPRVKRILDLANEEARRLGDDYISTEHLFLAIATERNTPAARILMDAGVTRDRIYEAIKDLRGGARVTDPGAEGRYRMLERYGRDLTRLARQGKLDPVINREAEILRVIQVLCRRTKNNPVLIGEAGVGKTAIVEGLAQRIVTNDVPELLMGKRIVQLDLAAMVAGARFRGEFEERLKAVIEEVQRAEGEVILFIDEIHTVVGAGAASGALDAASMLKPALARGELRCIGATTLDEYRKYIEKDPALERRFAPIFVEEPSVESAIQMLQGLRERYEAHHQVRISDAAIVAAVRLSHRYIPDRRLPDKAIDLIDEAAARLRVALNTLPPELKAMKGEIERLLQEEEQAGLNRDYERAAQIRMRRLRLQKEFEARRAQWQRERNLDEVVSEEDVAQVVAAWTGIPVAQVMETEAEKLLHMEERLRERVVGQDEAIAVVADAIRRARAGLKDPRRPIGSFLFLGPTGVGKTELAKALAEYLFGDEDALVRLDMSEYREYHTVSRLFGAPPGYVGYEEGGQLTEAVRRRPYRVILFDEIEKAHPDVWNALLQILDDGRLTDGQGHTVDFRNTIIIMTSNVGTEHLRRSATIGFLPATSERERMEERQRIERALRETFRPEFLNRIDEIVVFNRLTMEHVMQIVDIQMRQIQARLAEHGLQVILTEAARRWLAEEGYDPSFGARPLKRVLQKQVESPLAVRLLRGEFRAGDVIVVDVGEQGLIFQRQAAEAIPLMERVPQA, via the coding sequence ATGCGCTTCGATCATTTCACGGAACGGGCTCAGGACGCGGCCGCGCGGGCTTATGAGATCCTGCAGCGCTATGGCCACAACCAGGTGGACACGGAGCATCTCCTCCTGGCCCTACTGGAGCAGCCCGACGGCGTGGTCCCTCAGCTCCTCCAGCGCATGGGGATCAGCGTGGACTGGATGCGGGGGCGGCTGGACGAGGTGCTTCGGGCCAGCCCGCGGGCCTCGATCTACGGTTTCGGGGGGACCGGTCAGGTGTTCATCACGCCCCGCGTGAAGCGCATCCTGGATCTGGCCAACGAGGAGGCGCGCCGTCTGGGTGATGACTATATCTCCACGGAGCATCTGTTCCTGGCCATCGCCACCGAGCGGAACACCCCGGCGGCCCGCATCCTGATGGATGCCGGGGTGACGCGGGATCGGATCTACGAGGCCATCAAGGATCTGCGGGGCGGGGCTCGGGTGACGGACCCGGGGGCGGAGGGCCGTTACCGGATGCTGGAGCGCTACGGGCGGGATCTCACCCGGCTGGCTCGCCAGGGGAAGCTGGACCCGGTGATCAACCGGGAGGCGGAGATCCTGCGGGTGATCCAGGTGCTGTGCCGGCGGACCAAGAACAACCCGGTGCTGATCGGCGAGGCAGGGGTCGGGAAGACGGCCATCGTGGAGGGACTGGCCCAGCGCATCGTGACCAACGACGTCCCGGAGCTGTTGATGGGCAAGCGCATCGTGCAGCTGGACCTGGCGGCCATGGTGGCCGGAGCGCGGTTCCGGGGCGAGTTCGAAGAGCGCCTGAAAGCGGTCATCGAAGAGGTGCAACGGGCCGAGGGGGAGGTCATCCTCTTCATCGATGAGATCCACACGGTGGTGGGCGCGGGGGCGGCCTCGGGGGCCCTGGACGCGGCCTCTATGCTGAAGCCCGCCCTGGCCCGCGGGGAGCTGCGCTGCATCGGCGCCACCACCCTGGACGAATATCGGAAATACATTGAGAAGGATCCCGCTCTGGAACGGCGCTTCGCTCCCATCTTCGTGGAGGAGCCCTCGGTGGAGTCGGCCATCCAGATGCTCCAGGGCCTGCGGGAGCGCTATGAGGCCCACCATCAGGTCCGCATCAGCGACGCCGCCATCGTCGCCGCGGTCCGCCTCTCCCATCGCTACATCCCGGATCGGCGGCTTCCGGACAAGGCCATCGATCTGATCGATGAGGCGGCGGCCCGGTTGCGGGTGGCGTTGAACACCCTGCCGCCCGAGCTCAAGGCCATGAAGGGGGAGATCGAGCGGCTATTGCAGGAGGAGGAGCAGGCCGGGCTGAACCGGGATTACGAGCGGGCGGCCCAGATCCGCATGCGGCGTCTCCGGCTGCAGAAGGAGTTCGAGGCCCGGCGGGCCCAGTGGCAGCGGGAGCGCAACCTGGACGAGGTGGTTTCCGAGGAGGATGTGGCCCAGGTGGTGGCGGCGTGGACCGGCATCCCGGTGGCCCAGGTGATGGAGACGGAGGCGGAGAAGCTGCTTCATATGGAGGAGCGGCTGCGAGAGCGGGTGGTGGGGCAGGATGAGGCCATCGCGGTGGTGGCGGATGCCATCCGGCGGGCCCGGGCCGGCCTGAAGGACCCCCGGCGGCCCATCGGCTCCTTCCTGTTCCTGGGGCCTACCGGGGTGGGGAAGACGGAGCTGGCGAAGGCGCTGGCGGAGTATCTCTTCGGCGACGAGGACGCGCTGGTCCGGCTGGACATGAGCGAATACCGGGAATACCACACCGTCTCCCGCCTCTTCGGCGCGCCGCCCGGGTATGTGGGCTACGAGGAGGGCGGGCAGCTGACGGAGGCGGTGCGTCGCCGGCCTTACCGGGTGATCCTGTTCGATGAGATCGAGAAGGCCCATCCCGATGTCTGGAACGCGTTGCTCCAGATCCTGGACGACGGCCGCCTGACGGACGGCCAGGGCCACACGGTGGATTTCCGCAACACGATCATCATCATGACCTCCAACGTGGGCACCGAACACCTCCGCCGCAGCGCCACCATCGGCTTCCTCCCGGCGACCTCGGAGCGGGAGCGCATGGAGGAGCGGCAGCGGATCGAGCGGGCGCTCCGAGAGACCTTCCGGCCGGAGTTCCTGAACCGGATCGATGAGATCGTGGTCTTCAACCGGCTGACGATGGAGCACGTGATGCAGATCGTGGATATCCAGATGCGCCAGATCCAGGCGCGTCTGGCCGAGCACGGGCTGCAAGTGATCCTCACCGAGGCCGCGCGCCGCTGGCTGGCCGAGGAGGGCTACGATCCGTCCTTCGGCGCCCGTCCCCTGAAACGGGTCCTCCAGAAACAGGTGGAGAGCCCCCTGGCGGTCCGCCTGCTCCGCGGAGAGTTCCGGGCCGGCGATGTGATCGTGGTCGATGTGGGCGAGCAGGGGCTGATCTTCCAGCGTCAGGCTGCGGAGGCAATCCCCCTGATGGAGCGGGTGCCGCAGGCGTGA